TCGTCTCAACGATCTGGAGCGGAGCGTCGACCTTTTGAGTCGCTCGCTGACGGTCGGCGAAGACACGCTGGTGAGCGTGGAGGCCTACCTCTTCCAGCTGGCGCTGCAGGATGACGCCGATCAGCTTCAGCAGTTCTTTGCCGAGGCGCTGGAGCACGATACCGATGGGGGCTACCAGAGCCGGCTTTACCAGCGTATGGGAAGCATTCTGGAAGACTTCGTCGGTGATCTGGAGCAGGCTGATACCGCCTACAAGTGGGCCCTGGATCTGGACCCCGACAACGTCATCGCTTTGTGGTCGCGTCAGGTGCTCGCGCGCAAGCAAGCCGCCTGGGAGCGGCTCGCCGGCCTGATGATCGAGGAGATCGAGCAGACCGAAGACGCCGTGCGCCAGTCGACGCTCTCGCTGACCGTTGGCGAAATTTACCGGGATTACCTGAACAACCCGGAGAGCGCCTGCCAGTGCTTTGTGTTTGCCTACGAGCAGGACCCGACCAACACCGAAGCGCTGGAAGCGGCTGTGGAGCTTGGTTACGAGCTCGAAGCGGAGGTGCTTGAGGAGGGCGGCGAGGTTGAGCCGGCACCGGTGGATGAGACGCCGATGACCATGGAACTCGATGATTCGCTGATGATCGAGGAACTTGAGGCCGAGCCGGCGGCGGATGCGCTCCCCGAGCTTCCGGGCGAGGCTGCCGAGGCGGCGCCGATGACCATGGAACTCGACGATGCCCTGGTGCTTGATGAGCTGGAATCCGAGGCTGTTGAGGATGCGCCTCCGGAACTTCCGGTCGAAGTGCTTGCCGAGGCCGAAGCGCTCGAGGAGCTATCGGAAGAGTCGGACGTTTCTGACGCGGAAGAGGTGCTCGAGGAGCTATCGGAAGAGTCGGACGTTTCTGACGCGGAAGAGGTGCTCGAGGAGCTATCGGAAGAGTCGGACGTTTCTGACGCGGAAGAGGTGCTTGAGGAGCTTGACGCCATCGAAGTGCTCGACGAGGGGGAGGACGAGGTCGCCTCGTCGCGTGATTGGAGCGATCGCTTTGAGGAGATGGTCAGCCGAGCCGAATCTGTCGGAGGTGAGGAAGGGCTTCGCCTTCTGGTGCGAGCCGCGCGCTTGCAGTCACGTCATAGCACCGATGCTACTGACGGCGTGGCGCTCTTTGAGCGTGCGTTGGCGGCCGACCAGGGCCTCGATTACTACCAGCGCGTTGCATATCTCTACTCGGAAGAATCCTACTGGCGAGGCGTCCTGGCGGCCGTTGAGGCCACTGAGGTGGAGGGCAGCGGGGCGCTTCGGGCGCGTATCGCGCTGTACGAGCTAGGCGACATTGATAGGGCCCGGGCGATCGCTGAAGAGGCGGGGGATGAGGCTGTCCTCGGAGCCCTGGAGGATCTGGAAGAGGCGCAGGCGAACTGGCGCAAGTTCCAGCGTTCGTTGGAGCAGCGCTACAGCGATCTTGATGCCGATGCGCGGGCCATGAAGGTCTACCTGCGAATGGCCGATCTGGCCGCCGCGCTCAACGAGCCTGATAAAGAGATCGATGCGCTGCGCCGTCTGGAGCGCCAGGTCGATGCCGAACAGGTCAAGAACCGACTGAAGATTCTGTATAAGCGCGCCGGCAAGTGGCCGATGTACGTCGACCTCGTCAAGCAGGAGGTCGAAACCCTTGGCGAGGACCGGGTCGAAGATAAGGTCGACCTGCTCTACGAGGTGATTCGGGTCTACCGCGGTGAGATGAACCAAGATCGTATGGCGATCAATGTCTACAAAGAGATCCTGAGCCTGGCGCCAGAAGATCTCGACGCCATCGACCAGCTCATCGAACTCTACGGCGATATGAACATGTCGTCGGATCTCATCAACATGCTGCAGTCCAAGGCCGAGATCGTCCCGACCTCGGCTCAGAAGGTTGAGATTTACAGCCAGATTGCGACGCTCTTCATTGAGAAGTTCCGCAATCAGGCCGAGGCCATTAAGGCCTACGAGCAGGTCCTGGAAATCGAGCCTTTCAATGCCGATGCCATCACCTTCCTGAAGGAGATGTACGAGAAGCGTCGGGATTGGGAGAGCCTCATCGACGTGTCCAAGCGTGAGATCGAGACGCTGGAGAGCGATGAGGCCCGGGCCGAGGGGCTCAAAGAGGTCGCGCGCCTGGCAACCGATAAGTTGCGCAAGCCCGAGGTGGCCACCGAACTGTGGTTGGAGGTGCGCGCGGTCGTGCCTCAGGACGCCGACGCGCTTGATGCGCTGGAGACGCTTTACGAGAAGAACCGCGACTACGAGGCACTAGCCGAGATTCTCGAGCAGAAGGTCGGTCTCAGCGGCGATGATGCGGAGACGATGAAGCTCTACCAGAAGCTGGGCATGCTCTATGCCGACCGTCTGGAAGACAGCCAACGCGCCATCGAAGCCTGGAAGGGGGCGTTGGAGCTCGACGCCACCGATCTTAAGGCGCGCAAGTCGCTGGAACGCCTCTACATCGACAACCGCCAGTGGGATGAGCTCGAGGCGTTTTATGCTGAGAGCGAGGCGTATGCTGACCTGGTGCGAATTCTCGGGACGCTCAGCGGCACGATGAAGGAGGACGATGTCAAAATCGAACTCCTGCTGCGCTCGGCACGCATCTGGCGCGAAGAACTTGGCGACACCAACCGCGCTGAGCGCGAGTTGGAGCGTGTGCTGCAGCTTGACGCGCAGAATGAAGCAGCGGCCGGCCAGCTGGTGCCCATCTACGAGGAGGCCGGCGACGCCGAGAAGCTGAAGTCCGCCCTGGAGATCGTGCTCTCCCATCGCGAGGCGCCCGCGGAGCGCAAGGCTTACCAGCTCAAACTCGCGCGCCTGCATCGTGAGCAGCTCGGCGATGTCGACGGCGCGTTCGCGCGCTTTAGCCAGGCCTTCCTGGAGATGCCCGCGGAACTCGACGTCGTTGCCGAACTAGAGGCCACCGCCGGAGACGCGGGTGAGTGGTCCACGCTGGTGGAGCATTATCGTCGAGCGCTTGACGCAGACCTTGAGCAAGCCGAAGTGCTGGAGCTGCGTGCTCTGCTCGGACGCGTCCTCTCGGAAGAACTCGGAGATCTCGAGGCGGCGCTGGAGCAGTTCCAGGCCGTGCTGGCGGTGGAGGAAAACAACCTGCGTGCACTGGAGGCGATGGAGCGCATCTACTTCTCCAGCGCGCGTTGGGATGACCTGATGCAGGTCTACCGTCATCGCCTGGAATTGGAAGAGGACCGAGATGCCCGCGTGCAGATCCTCCAGGGGATGGCCCGCATCGCCGAGATCGAAGCGCAGGACGTGGTCACCGCGATCGCTCGCCTCAACGAAGCGTTGGAACTCGACGCCTATAACTTCGCCACCCTGGCCGAGCTGCACAGGCTCTACGCGCAGGAGGAGGAGTTTGCTGACCTCGCCGATGTGATTCGCCGCGAGATCGATCTGGTCGAGCGCCGGGCGCGCCTCTCCAGCCGCATCGTGTCCACCGGGCTGGTGGATGTCGCCGCGCTGGTGGGAGAGGGCGCCCCCCCGGAACGCTCGATGTTCGGCGAGGGCTTCAGTGGCGGAGATGATGTCGATGACATGCTCGCCGACCTTTCCGAAGATGTGGATGCGCCGGGATACGTTGTCGATGCCGCGGACGACGTGGTGGAGGATGACGAGTCGCTGGCGGGCGAAGGGGCGCAGGCCGAGGAGGCCCGGGAGGCTCTTGAAGAGCTCGCCGACGTCGACCTGAGTGCGCAGGCCTACTACACCGAAGAGGATGTGGAGCTGTTGACGGCGCTGCGCTTTGAGCTTGGTGTGGTCTGCATGGACCACCTGGGCGAGGTCGAAGAGGCGGTCGCGGCGCTGGCGAAAGTGGTGTCGTGGCGTCCCGATCACGCCGAGGCCTGTCAGGCCCTGGAGCGTCTGCTCGACGATGAACTCTTCAAGGCGACGGTCGCTACCCTCCTGGAGCCGGTCTACGAAGTGCACGGGCGCTGGGAAGACCTGGTCGGGGTGTTGACCGTGCAGGCTGCGGCCGCCGAAGAGAGCGCGGTCGCGCGTGAGCTGGAGCGTCGGGCCGGTGACGTGCTCCTGGAAGAGCTTGGTCAGGGCGCGCGAGCCTTTGAGCGTTACGCCCGCATTCTGCGGAGCGATGCATCCGATGCGTCGGCTCGCGAGCAGCTCTACCGCATCGCCTATGAGCTGGAGCTGTGGACCGAACTCGTGGATGCCTGTGAAGTGGTGCTTCCGGAGATCGAGGATGACGCCCTGCGCATCGACTACTTCTTCACCCTGGCCGAGGTGAATGCCGAGCGCCTTCATGCCTACGACGACGCTCGTCGTAACCTCGAAGAAGTGCTTCTGCTGGATGCCGGCTCAAGTCGCGCACTTGATGATCTGGAAGAGCTCTTCATCACGACGGAAGCCTGGCAAGAACTTCTGGAAGTCTTCGATCGTAAGATCGAGCTGGCCGACGAAGACGATGCCCGCGAGGCGCTGAAGTTCCGCAAGGCGCAGGTCTGGGAGATGCTCCTCGGGGATGCGCACCAGGCGATTGCCATCTACCGCGAGATTTTGGAGGTGGCTCCGCAGAACCTGCGCGCTTATGCGGAACTCGAACGGATTTTCGAAGCCGAATCGATGTGGAACGAACTCGCTCAGAACCTCGAGCAGGAACTGGAGCTGGTGGACTCCGCGGATCGCCTGCCGATTAAAAACCGCCTGGCCGCGCTCCTCGAGGCACAGCTTGGCGACGCCGAGCGGGCGGTCAGTCTCTATGAAGAGGTTCTTGAGGCCGACGCCGATGATCGGAGTGCCAATGCGGCCATGGAAGCCCTGATGATGCAGGAAGGGGCGCCGCGCAATCGCATCTCCAAGATTCTGGAGCCGATCTACACCACTCGCGGCGACGCCTCTCGTCTGGTGGCCGCGCTCGAAGTTCAGATCGAGGTCAGCCAGGATGCCGACGAGCGCGTGGCGCTCTTGCACCGGGTAGCGGCGCTGCATGAAGTGGAACTCGGGGACATTGCCTCGGCGTTTGTGACTTACGCCCGGGCGTTGCGCGACGATGTGGCCAACACCGAGACGCTGGACAACCTCTACCGCCTGGCCGAGGCCACACAGAGTTTTGAAGAGCTGGTTCAGGTCTTTGAGCAAGAGGCCGACTATCAGAGCGATCCCGATGTGAAGCGCGACCTGATGCGCCGTGCGGCGGCCATCTACATTGAGCCGCTTGGCGAGCTCGCCAGCGCGTCGGGGCACCTGCACGCGGTTCTCGAACTCTTCCCGGCCGACCTGGAGACGGTGGAGGAGCTGGAAGCCATCTATCGCCACACGCAGGAATGGCAGGAGTTGGTGCAGATCCTGGTGACGAAGGCCGAACTTGTCGACGACCTCGACGACAAAAAAGACCTGCTTCACCAGGCCGGTACGCTCTATGAGGACATCCTTTCCGGTCCTGATGAAGCCGTCGGGGTCTACCACCGCGCGCTGGCCATTGATGAAGCGGACCGCCATGCCATCGATCGCCTGGAGGTGCTCTACACCGAGATGGAGCGCTGGCACGATCTGCTCGATGTGTACCAGCGCAAGCTGGACCTTGCCGACGATGACGCCGGACGCAAAGATCTGCTCTACGTCATGGGCGCCATTTATCAGGAGCACCTGCAGCAGGCCGACGACGCGATCGATACCTACCGCCGGGTCCTCGACCTGGATGCGGGGGAGAAGAGCGCCCTGGAGAAGCTCGACGAGCTCTTTGAGGCGACCGAGCAGTGGCACGAACTCCTGGAGACGCTGGAGCAGCAGCTGCAGCTCTCGCCATATCCCGAAGAGATCGAGACCCTGAAGTACCGGATGGGGCGACTCTGGGAAGTTCGGTTGGGCGATGCGCTGCGCGCGGTGGAGGTTTTCCAAGAGGTGCTCGCGCAGAACGCGGAGCATCAGCCCTCGATCGAGGCGCTGGAAGGCCTTGTGGAGCGTGGCGAGCAACGGGAGGAGGCGGCGCAAGTTCTGGTGCCTCTCTACCGCAACGGCGCGCAGTGGGAGCGGCTCGTCTGGGCCTGGCGTCTGCTCATTGAAACCAGTGAGGATCCCGAGCGCCGCATTGAACTCTACAAAGAGATCGCGCAGGTCGTGGAAGTGCGCATGGGGGACGTGGCCGAAGCGTTTACCACTTATGTGGAGGCTCTCAATGTCGATGCGGGACGCGTGGAAATCGTCGACACCCTGGAGCGCCTGGCCGAGCAGCTCGGCGCCTGGGATGTGCTTATCGAGCAGATCGATCAGCGTCTGGTGTCGGTGACGGACTTCGAGATCGCCACGGCCCTGCACCTGCGAGTGGCCCGGATCTTTGAAGAGGAGCTGGATCAGCCTCAGCAGGCCATCACCCGCTTTAATCGCGTGCTGGAAATCGAGCCCGAGCAGCCCAACGCCATCCTGGCGCTGGACCGCCTCTACCAGCGCGAAGGAGAGTGGGCCAATCTTGCCGAGGTTCTGCGCACGCGCATCTACAGCTGCGAAGACCCGGGTGAGGCGCTGACGCTACGCTTGCGTCTGGGGCTGCTCTATCAGAGCGCGCTCGACGACGCCGAGAACGCCATCACCACCTACCAGGAGGTGCTGCTCGAAGAGCCGGACAACGCGCAGGCCATCGAGAATCTCGAACAGATGTTTATGGAGGGGCGCGAGGTCCAGCGAATCAGCGACATTCTGGAGCCCCACTACCTGGAGAAGGGGCAGCACGAGAAGTTGGTCGAGATTTACCTGCAGCGTCTGGACATGCTCAACGACCCGCTGGAGCGCTACGAGCTTCTGACCCAGGTCGCGCGCATCTTCCTGGACCCGCTTCAGGACGTTCCGCGTGCGTTGCAGGCCTACGGGGCCGCGCTGGTGGAGCGTCCCGATGATGAGATGGTCATCGCGGAGATCGAGCGCCTGGCCGAGCAGACCCTGGACTGGGGTACGGCAGCCTCGTTCTATGCCGATGCGCTGGAGAGCCCGCAGATCACCGACGACGCCGCGCTCGACTTGTGGCTGCGTGTGGCGGTGATTCTCGACCAGCGTCTGGAGCAGTTTGACGACGCTGAGATGGCCTACCTCAAGGCCCTGGAGTTGGAGCCCACGCACGGCGGGGCGCTGGCCGCGCTCGATCGCATCTATCTTTCCCAGGCGCGATGGGCTGAGCTGGCCTCGGTGCTGGAGCGGCGAGTGGAGGGCACCTACGACGAAGTCGAGGTGGTGGAGCTTAACTTCCGTTTGGCCCGGGTCTTTGCCGAGCAGCTCGCCGATTACGGTCAGGCCGTGGCCACCTATGAGCGCATGCTCACGATTGAGCCCGACCACGAGCAGGCGCTGGCCAATCTGGAGCAGATTCACACGGCGCTGCAGAGCTGGGAGCCGCTCTTTGATGTGCTGGAGCGTCGCGCGCAGCTGACCCACGATCCGGATGAGCAGGCCGATTACCTGGCGCGGATGGCGCGTATCGCCGAAGACATGCTCAGCCGCACCGAGGATGCGGTCGACCTGTGGGTTCGCGCCAGTGAGCTGCGACCGGATGACCGCATGGCGCTGGGAGAGCTACGTCGCCTCTATCTGGATGGCGAGCGCTGGGACGATTTGGTGGGTGTGCTCCGTCGGGAGGTTGAACTCAGCCAAGATCCCGCCGAGAAGCTCAACCTCTTTGAGTCTCTGGGAACCATCTATGGTGAGTACCTCAACGACGAGATTCAGGCACAGGATGCCTGGATGGCCGTTCTGGAACTCGATGGTGAACATCTTCCCGCGCTGGAATCGCTGCGTGAGATTACGATCCATCAGGCCGACTACCAGCAGCAGGCGGCCATGGTCGAACGCCTCATCGCTCACCAGGATGTGGCGCAAGAGCGCAAGCTCGACCTGTGGGTGGAGCTTGGTCGGGTGCATGGCGAGCTTTTGATGAACCCCGAAGAGGCCATCCACGCCTGGAAGAACGTGCTGGGGCTTGCTCCGGACCACGGCCAGGCGCTCGATGAGCTCGAGGGGCTCTACCTCCAGGAGAGTCGCTGGGAGGAAGCCGCTCAGGTGCTGGAGCTGAAGGCCGACCGCGTGGCCGATGGCGAAACGCAGATCGAGCTTTTGACGCGTGTGGCCGAGATCTGGGAGACCAAACTCCTGGATCGCGATCAGGCCGTGCAGTTCCATCGCGCGGTGCTCGAGATCGACCCGATGCGCATGTCTGCCAGCCGCGCGCTGGAGGGCATCTTCATCGAGCAGGGGACCTCGGAGGGCTTTGAGCAGCTCGCCGGGGTGTATCTGGATCGCGCCGAGATGGTGGGAGACGATATCTTCGAGCGCGTGGAGAACCTGCGAAACGCTGCGCGAATCTTCGAAGAGAACCTGATGCAGCCGGAAAACGCGCTGGTGGTGCTCCTCTCGGCCTTTGGGCCGGAGACCATGAGCGACGAGGCGCTGATCGCGGATATTGAGCGTCTGGCGCGGCAGACCGGGTTGTGGGAGGAGGCCGTCGGCCGCTTCGGCGATGTGCTCCGGGTCATTGACGATTCACCGGAAGCCTCGGAGTTGCACCGCCAGGTGGGGCAGTGGCGAGCGCAGGAACTCAATCAGCCTGACGAGGCCGTCTATCATCTGCAGCGTGCGCTTGCGATGAATCCGGACAGCCTGGAGATCCTCGAGATGCTCGAGGGGCTCTACCGCCGTTTGGCCGCCTGGCCGGAGCTGGCGCAGGTGATTCGCACTCAGGTGGAGTTGGTTGGCGAGCCTGAGTCGCGCATCGAACTCTGGCGCAAGCTCGGCGAACTCAGCGAGATGCAGCTCGGCGAGGTGGATCAGGCCGTGGAGGCCTACCGCGAGATTCTGGTAATCGACCCGAGCGATATCCTGGCGATGGAAAGCCTGGAGCGCGTCTTTGAAACCTTCGAACGCTGGGAAGAGCTGGTGGCGGTCCTGGAGCAGAAGGCCGGGGCGACCTACGACCCGGATGCTATTGTGGCCATCAAGAGCCGTGCCGCCGAGCTCTGGGAGAGCCGACTCGGGGACATCGGCCAGGCCATCATGGCCTACCGTGATGTGCTCACCGTCGATCAGACCCATCTGGAAACGCTCGACGCTCTGGAGCGTCTCTACACCCAGAGCGCGCAGTGGGATGAGCTGGTCGACGTGCTTGAACAGCGCCTGGCGCTGACCCATGAGCCCGGCGCTCAGGTGGTGATCTACGGTAAGATGGCCGGGGTCTTCGAAGGGCAGTTTGGCGACCTGGAGCGCGCCGTCGAGAGCTACAACCACGTCTTGATGGTCGACGTGGAGAATGTCACCGCGATCGAGAACCTGGAGCGTCTCTACCGGGAGTTGGAGCGCTGGTTCGAGCTGGTTGATGTGCTCCAGCGTCATATCGAACTCTCGCAGCGCGGCGATGAGAAGGTGGCGCTCTACACCGAACTTGGTCACGTGCAACGCGACCAGGTGCGCGATCCGCACTCGGCGATCGAAGCGTTCAACGCGGCGCTGACCCTGGAGTCCATCAACCCCGGGCTGTGGGCGGAGCTGGCCGATCTCCATGAAGCGACCAATAACTGGGAAAGCGCCGTGGAGGCCTATGGCCGCCTGGCCGACCAGCTGGAGAATCCCGACCAGCGGGTCGAGGTCTTCTTCCGCGCCGGGCAGCTCATGGAGACCCAACTTCATGACCATGCCAACGCCGAAGATGCCTACCTCTCGGCGCTGCGCCTGGAGCCCACCCACCAGGGGGTGCTCGATGCAATCCGCAAGCTACTCGCCATGCAGATGGAGTGGCAGAGCCTGATTCGGGTGCTCAAGGCCGCGGAAGAAGCCACGCGGGACTTGAGTCAGAAGGCGCAGCTGCAGTGTGAAATCGGCAAGCTCTATGGCGAGCAGGTTGGCGATGAGGTCAGCGCGCTGCGCTACTTTGAGTCCGCCCTGGAGTTGGAGCCCCGTATCACCGATGCCGCCGAGCCGCTGATTGATGTCTACGTGCGGGAGCGCCGCTTTGAGCGGGCCATTCCGCTCCTGGAGATGGTCATCGAGGTCTTTGGACAGGGCTCGGTGGCGGCCAGCGACCTGCATCGTCGTCAGTTGCAGCTGGCCCAGGCCTATCATGAGCTCGCGCAGCCGGAGCGGGCGCTCCAGGCGTACCGCAATGCCTATGAACTCGACCCCTCCGACCTGGAGACACTCAAGGGCCTGGGGCAGTTGCTCTATGCTCGCGAGGAGTGGGAGCAGGCCTCCCGGGTGCTGCAGGCGCTTCAGCTGCATCACGCCGATAAGCTCGAGACGCCGGAGCTGGCCGAGATCTACTTCCGCCTGGGCTCCGTCCGCAAAACGCTCGGGGAGATGCGCAAGGCCAGTCAGTACTTCGAGAAGGCGCTGGAGCTCGATCCGCAGCATCGTCCCACGCTGCAGAATCTGGTGGAGGTGAACGAAGCCCAGAGCAAGTGGGAAGACGTGGTTCACTACACCCGCTGGCTCCTGGATGCCGAGACCGACGCCACCGCGCGCTTCGCTCAGCTCTCCCGGATGGGGGACCTGCTGGCCGGCAAGCTCAATCAGCCGCCGGCGGCGGTCGAGGCCTATGAACAGGCGCTGGAACTCGATCCCAAGAGCGTGGTGATGTTGCGCAAGTTGCTCGACCTCTACACCCGCACGCGTCAGTGGCATCAGGCGGTCGATATCCTCAAACGGATCATTGAGCAGGAGCAGGATCCGGGTCGCATCGCCAAGTACTACTACACGGCGGCGGTGATCTATCGCGATGAGATCGACGACCCGATGCAGGCCGTGGAGCTCTTCGACGAGACGCTGGATGTCGATGTGAAGATGCTCAAGGCCTTTGAGGCCATCGACCGCATCCTCACCAAGCAGAAAGAGTGGAAGGAGCTCTCGCGGGCCTACCGTCGGATGCTGCATCGCATCAGCGAGCATGACGACGGGCAGATGGAGAGCGTCAAGACCCTGCTCTGGCAGAACCTCGGTGAGATCTATCGCACGCGTCTGGGGGACATGGAGACGGCCATTGAGGCGTACAAGATCGCGGTGGGGCTCAATCCCACCGATGAGAAGTTGCGCCTGATTCTGGCGGAGCTCTACGAGAAGACCGGCAGCGATCCGGAAGGCGCGATTGAGCAGCATCGCGCGCTGATCGAGCTCGACCAGTTCCGGGTCGAGAGCTACCGCGTGCTGTTCAAGAGCTACATTCAGACCAAGCAGTACGACAAAGCCTGGTGCATGGCCGGGGCGTTGAGCTTCCTGCAGAGCGCCTCGGAGCAGGAAGAGACCTTCTACCGCAAGTACCTGGGCGCCCATATGCAGCCGGCGCGCGGGGCCTTCAACGAGGAGATGTACAAGCGTCTCTACCACCCCCGTCAGGATGTGCTCATTACCTACATCATGACGGTGCTCGGTCAGGGGTTGCGCCAGATGTACTCCCTGGGCTCGATCAAGGACTGGGGCGTACACCGCAAGCGTGACCTGGTGAACCTGGAGGAGCAGACGCCCTTTAACAACGTGTACCGCTACGTGGCGCAGACGATGCAGCTCCTGCCCGCGCCCCGGGTCTACCTCAAGGGTGACCAGGCCATGGGGATGCGCAACGCCAACGTCGATCCGGCAGCGGTGATCATCGGCGGGGATGTGCGTCAGAAGAGCGGCGACCGCGAGCTGGCCTTCATCATTGCCAAGTCGCTGACCTGGATGATGCCGCGCCATTACGTGGGCTCGATCGGGCAGCCGACCGAGTTCCTCAAGCTGCTCTTCATGGCGTTGATGGACATCACCGACCCGAGCCTGGGCATCGGTGCCACGCTCGGTGAGCAGGGCGCGGTCATCAAGCAGGAGCTGATGGCGCTGCCCGGGCCGATGTTGATGCAGGCCCAGAAGGCGATGAAGCAGTTCCTGAGCAAGGGGGAGAACCCCAACCTCTCGGAATGGGTGCTGGCGGTGGAGCATACCGCGATTCGAATGGGCCTGCTGATCTGCGGGGACATTCACAGCGCGGCGAGCTGCATCAAGAGCGACCTGGTCCCGATGGGCAAGGCCAGCATCAAGGAGAAGATCCGCGAGCTGGTGCTCTTCTCCATCAGCGAGGAGTACTTCCAGTTGCGTGAGGAGTTGGGGCTGGCCATCGGTAAGTAAGGTTTCATTCGAGGCGTTGGCTTGACGGCTGGCGCCTTCGATTGAGAGAGAAGGGCGGCCCCCGCAGATTGCGGAGGCCGCCCTTATTACGTCTGAGACTTTTGTGAGAGTTGGTCATGCTGGTGGTCTGTCCCACGCCGATCGGAAACCTCGAAGACCTGAGCCCGCGTCAGCGCACCGCGCTGGCCGGAGCGGACATCATCGCCTGCGAGGATACACGCCAGGCCGGCAAGCTCCTGGAGCTGGCGGGCATTGACCGCAGTGAGGGTAGGCCCCGGCTGTGGCGTTATGACGATCACAGCGCCCGGGAGCAGGCCGAACGCCTGGTCCGCGAGCTCGAAGCGGGACTGGAGGTGGTGCTGATCAGCGACGCCGGAACCCCGGCCATCTCGGACCCGGGCTACCGGCTGGTACGAGCCGCGCGTCAGGCTGGCGTGGAGGTGCGGGCGTTGCCCGGGCCGGTGGCGGCTACCGTGGCGTTGAGCGCCTCGGGGCTGCCCAGCGACACCTTCTTCTTCGAGGGCTTTCTGCCCCCTAAATCCCAGGCTCGCCGGGCTCGCCTGGAGGCGCTGGAGGACGTCGGGACGACGACCCTGTATTATGAGTCTCCCCGGCGCCTGGAAGCCATGCTGAGCGATGTGGAGGCAGTCTGTGGACCCGAGCGTCAGGTATGTGTGGGGCGAGAGCTGACAAAGCGTTTTGAGGAGTACTACTGGGGGCCGGTCTCCCGGGTCCTGGAGCGGATCCGGAGTAGCGAGGAGGTCCGCGGCGAGCTGGTCGTTGTGGTAGCGCCGGGGGAGGGGAAGCAGGCGGCAGACGAGGGAGAGGTCGAGCGTCTGATCCACGCGTTGCTCGATCAGGAGATGAGTTCTCGGGGCATTAAAGAGGTCGTCAGTCAGATGTATGCACTGCCGCGATCGGCGATCTACGAGCGGATCTCGGTGGTCCAGAAGCAACGGGAAGGCTGACCCTGGGACGTGTTTTGGAGGGGGCAGGTTTCTGACCTGGGGACATCTGATTGTCTGACCCAGGGTCAGGTTTTCGGGGTCAGGGTTTCTGACCCAGGGTCAGGTTTTCGGGGTCAGGGTTTCTGACCCAGGGTCAGGTTTTCTGGGGTTTTCCGGGGTCAATTTTCTGACCTGGGGACATCTGATTTTCCGACCCAGGGGGACATCTGATTGTCTGACCCAGGGTCAGGTTTTCGGGGTCAGGGTTTCTGACCCAGGGTCAGGTTTTCGGGGTCAGGGTTTCT
This window of the Lujinxingia litoralis genome carries:
- the rsmI gene encoding 16S rRNA (cytidine(1402)-2'-O)-methyltransferase; this translates as MLVVCPTPIGNLEDLSPRQRTALAGADIIACEDTRQAGKLLELAGIDRSEGRPRLWRYDDHSAREQAERLVRELEAGLEVVLISDAGTPAISDPGYRLVRAARQAGVEVRALPGPVAATVALSASGLPSDTFFFEGFLPPKSQARRARLEALEDVGTTTLYYESPRRLEAMLSDVEAVCGPERQVCVGRELTKRFEEYYWGPVSRVLERIRSSEEVRGELVVVVAPGEGKQAADEGEVERLIHALLDQEMSSRGIKEVVSQMYALPRSAIYERISVVQKQREG